A stretch of Primulina tabacum isolate GXHZ01 chromosome 13, ASM2559414v2, whole genome shotgun sequence DNA encodes these proteins:
- the LOC142522781 gene encoding protein SIEVE ELEMENT OCCLUSION B-like has translation MANYQVLPPITKSRPLITDQTIDPNLKQSHEMDHDTYNALPVPRAPVNVKGRQMMLKPNPNRLSLSSDESALSNQIVATHTLGYEDFDVKPVLAIVEDIFRLTKPLTTTDHSIAPIQGNQVQHHFDTKEDKAYHSSTLDDKRYHIPTLDDNAYDSSYRDLDIVKALALPINKICSEIVCKCAAGAEAHSVTMDFLKTLSNYSWDAKVVIVFAAFAINYGEFWLVVQHQTKDPLAKNIASLKDLPETMQQSTDLRKKFESVFKLLSTALEGTHCLIEFKELPSQYISHESGEMAAATAHIPSAVYWIIRSLLACASLLLNLTASGHEYLTSNSESWDILNMAYKLSVMLDHLQKQLKICKDLIERKRGEDAFIAFKKLMEAVQIDNMKVFRAMFRAREDQKPLFHGYKKTNEKLEVLRSKHVLLLITGLNIPREELNILHSIYNQHATRQEYEVLWLPIVESSTSMASFQDTDFHNLRNMMPWHSVEQPSLIEPVAIRYIREVWNFVHRPMLVVLDPQAKLSNIDALPMMWIWGSNGFPFTKQREMALWAESTWNLELLADAIDPRFTDWMRDNKFICLYGGEDIEWIRRFAQSTRAAANTLSIQLEMLYVGKSNPKEKVRRCHEVIERENISQTFSRDTNNEDIWFFWTRLMSMLNSKKQLGTSLESDVVMQEILNMLTFDGSEMGWAVFSRGNNEMTKGKNQVLLDVMNNHTQWTPRIENADMFVRILDEELRGVRTEHHCNRLILPGHAGYITERIVCSECGKTMDQYVMYRCCTD, from the exons ATGGCGAACTATCAAGTGTTGCCTCCGATAACTAAGAGTCGCCCACTGATCACTGATCAAACAATTGATCCTAACCTGAAGCAGAGCCATGAAATGGATCATGACACTTACAATGCTCTCCCTGTACCACGTGCACCGGTGAATGTTAAGGGCCGTCAGATGATGTTAAAGCCAAACCCAAATCGCCTCTCCTTATCTTCAGATGAGAGCGCACTGAGCAATCAAATTGTGGCCACTCATACTTTGGGCTATGAAGATTTTGACGTGAAGCCTGTTCTTGCTATAGTCGAGGATATCTTTCGTCTCACGAAGCCCTTGACTACTACTGATCACAGTATTGCTCCT ATTCAGGGAAATCAAGTTCAACATCACTTTGATACAAAGGAAGACAAAGCATACCACAGTTCTACGTTGGATGATAAAAGGTACCACATTCCTACGTTGGATGACAATGCCTACGACAGTTCTTACAGGGACTTAGATATTGTTAAAGCACTGGCACTTCCCATCAATAAGATTTGCAGTGAG ATAGTTTGCAAATGTGCTGCTGGAGCCGAAGCGCATTCCGTAACAATGGACTTCCTCAAAACTCTGTCTAACTACTCGTGGGACGCCAAAGTTGTCATCGTATTTGCTGCTTTCGCCATCAACTATGGTGAGTTTTGGCTAGTCGTACAGCATCAGACAAAAGATCCACTCGCAAAGAACATCGCAAGTCTCAAAGATTTGCCAGAGACAATGCAGCAGTCCACTGATTTAAGAAAGAAGTTTGAGTCTGTTTTCAAGCTTTTATCCACAGCTCTGGAGGGAACTCACTGTCTGATAGAATTCAAGGAGCTTCCCTCTCAGTACATAAGCCATGAGTCGGGAGAGATGGCAGCTGCTACTGCTCATATTCCTTCAGCTGTATACTGGATCATAAGGAGTCTTCTTGCATGTGCCTCTTTACTTCTGAACCTCACTGCCAGCGGTCACGA GTACCTTACTTCAAATTCCGAGTCCTGGGACATATTAAACATGGCTTATAAGCTTTCAGTAATGTTGGATCACTTGCAAAAACAATTGAAGATTTGCAAGGACTTAATTG AGAGGAAGAGAGGAGAAGATGCCTTCATTGCATTCAAGAAACTCATGGAGGCAGTGCAGATCGATAACATGAAGGTATTCAGGGCGATGTTTCGTGCTAGAGAAGATCAGAAGCCACTCTTTCATGGTTACAAAAAGACTAAT GAGAAACTCGAGGTATTGAGGTCCAAGCATGTACTATTGCTGATTACTGGCCTCAACATTCCTCGTGAAGAGCTAAACATTCTCCATTCGATTTACAACCAACACGCAACGAGGCAAGAATACGAGGTTCTTTGGCTCCCCATAGTCGAGTCTTCAACTTCAATGGCCTCATTTCAAGATACGGACTTCCACAACCtacgaaacatgatgccttggCATTCAGTGGAGCAGCCTTCATTAATCGAGCCGGTGGCCATAAGATACATCCGAGAGGTCTGGAATTTTGTACACAGGCCAATGCTAGTTGTCCTGGATCCACAAGCAAAACTATCGAATATTGACGCCTTACCGATGATGTGGATTTGGGGGAGCAATGGCTTCCCTTTTACTAAGCAAAGAGAAATGGCTCTGTGGGCAGAAAGCACCTGGAACCTGGAATTACTTGCGGATGCCATAGATCCACGTTTTACAGATTGG ATGAGGGACAACAAGTTTATATGCCTATACGGGGGAGAGGACATCGAATGGATCCGTAGATTCGCCCAATCCACCCGCGCAGCAGCCAACACACTGAGCATCCAGCTGGAAATGCTTTATGTGGGCAAAAGTAACCCCAAAGAAAAAGTCCGCCGGTGCCACGAGGTGATCGAGAGAGAGAATATAAGCCAAACATTCTCTCGAGACACCAACAACGAGGACATCTGGTTCTTCTGGACAAGACTAATGAGCATGTTGAACTCCAAGAAACAACTCGGGACGTCTTTGGAATCCGACGTCGTGATGCAGGAGATCCTGAACATGCTCACTTTCGACGGCAGCGAAATGGGGTGGGCTGTTTTTAGCCGAGGCAACAACGAGATGACAAAAGGAAAAAACCAAGTTTTGCTGGATGTTATGAACAATCACACTCAGTGGACCCCAAGGATAGAAAATGCTGACATGTTTGTGAGAATTCTGGACGAGGAATTACGAGGTGTGCGCACAGAACATCACTGCAATCGCCTGATTCTGCCAGGGCATGCCGGGTACATAACTGAGCGTATCGTTTGCTCCGAATGCGGGAAGACGATGGATCAGTATGTTATGTACCGCTGCTGCACTGATTGA
- the LOC142522478 gene encoding protein JINGUBANG gives MKLRLWLSTCSSGSTATVPALPKTPFSDTASSICSDSLTHSSISSATSLQSNLSLLTLPSVPSLQKLCLSPEDLAPSVAARFLFSLQPSRAYINFLILHDNLLYTASGNEINVFEIIDNTLVDTFNGEKNSSGSVKSIAFSNGKVFTAHQDCKIRVWKMNMYKQHKLIAILPTLEDRLRNFILPQNYLKVRRHKKCLWIEHHDAVSGLAEIENRVLSISWDKSLKFWQPHNFRCLESINKAHDDAINAVAVSNEGLIYTGSADKRIKVWGKATGEKKHGLIATLEKHKSAVNALALSLDGSVLFSGSCDRSILVWEREDSANHMAVTGALRGHRKAILSLMNVQDLLLSGSADRTVRIWRQGYDGKYCCLTVLEGHQTPVRSLSAVAVTPPQGDGGERVVKVFSGSFDGEIKVWQVEVSNVNS, from the coding sequence ATGAAGCTCCGATTATGGCTATCTACATGCTCCTCCGGATCCACCGCCACCGTCCCAGCGCTGCCGAAAACTCCATTCTCCGATACAGCAAGCAGTATCTGTTCTGATAGTCTAACACACTCCTCTATTTCATCAGCAACCAGCCTTCAGAGCAACCTCTCCCTACTAACACTCCCCTCCGTTCCATCTCTCCAGAAACTCTGCCTGTCGCCGGAGGACTTAGCTCCATCCGTCGCTGCTCGCTTTCTGTTCTCGCTGCAGCCCAGCCGGGCATACATCAATTTCCTAATACTCCACGATAATCTCCTATACACCGCCTCGGGGAACGAGATTAATGTCTTCGAAATCATAGACAACACCCTTGTCGACACTTTTAACGGCGAAAAAAACTCATCCGGTTCTGTGAAGTCCATCGCGTTTTCGAATGGGAAAGTCTTTACTGCTCACCAAGACTGCAAAATCCGCGTCTGGAAGATGAATATGTACAAACAACACAAACTTATTGCTATTCTACCGACGCTGGAAGATCGTTTACGGAACTTCATTTTGCCGCAGAATTATCTAAAAGTGCGACGGCACAAGAAATGCCTCTGGATCGAACACCATGACGCCGTTTCGGGACTCGCGGAAATTGAAAACCGCGTGCTCTCAATTTCTTgggataaaagcttgaaattcTGGCAACCCCACAACTTCCGATGCTTGGAATCAATCAACAAAGCCCACGATGACGCCATTAACGCCGTTGCTGTATCAAATGAAGGTTTGATCTACACGGGTTCCGCAGATAAGCGGATCAAAGTATGGGGAAAGGCAACCGGGGAGAAGAAACATGGACTGATAGCTACTTTAGAGAAGCATAAATCTGCGGTGAATGCATTGGCGTTGAGCCTCGACGGGTCGGTTCTTTTCTCCGGGTCGTGCGACAGGTCCATTTTGGTATGGGAAAGAGAGGATAGCGCCAATCACATGGCGGTGACTGGTGCGCTGAGGGGTCACCGGAAGGCCATACTCTCTTTGATGAATGTTCAGGATTTGCTGTTGAGTGGCTCGGCTGATCGGACGGTGAGGATTTGGCGGCAGGGTTACGACGGGAAGTACTGCTGTTTGACAGTGCTGGAAGGACACCAGACTCCGGTGAGGTCCTTGTCTGCGGTGGCGGTAACGCCGCCGCAGGGGGATGGCGGGGAAAGGGTGGTAAAGGTGTTCAGCGGAAGCTTTGATGGAGAGATTAAAGTGTGGCAAGTTGAAGTGTCGAATGTAAATAGTTAA